The following coding sequences are from one Dehalococcoidia bacterium window:
- a CDS encoding LLM class F420-dependent oxidoreductase → MAQRPFRFAIQTSNAPSGDAWREKARKIEDLGFSALLMPDHFGDQLSPLPAFMAAADATTTLRVGGLVLDNDFKHPLVLAKEIATLDVLSGGRVEIGIGAGWMTTDYDASGIAYDTPGGRVSRLQESVKIMKGLFGEESFSFSGDHYTVTNANGLPKPVQKPHPPIMIGGGGKRVLRFAAREADIISVNFNLQEGAVGAATMATGTAEATREKIGWIRDAAGSRFKDIELNVTIFATIVTDDASKIAERVATGFGTTAEELPRAPHALIGSVDEIVDELQRRRDEYGFSYVAFSGDVFEQTAPIVAKLAGK, encoded by the coding sequence CGAACGCGCCATCGGGCGATGCCTGGCGCGAGAAGGCCCGCAAGATCGAAGACCTCGGGTTCTCGGCGCTGCTCATGCCCGACCACTTCGGCGATCAGCTCTCGCCGCTTCCGGCGTTCATGGCGGCGGCCGATGCGACAACCACCCTGCGTGTCGGCGGACTCGTGCTCGACAATGACTTCAAGCATCCACTTGTGTTGGCGAAGGAAATCGCCACCCTGGACGTGCTCTCGGGCGGCCGTGTCGAAATTGGCATCGGTGCCGGCTGGATGACCACGGATTACGATGCGTCAGGCATCGCCTACGATACGCCGGGCGGGCGTGTGAGCCGTCTACAGGAGTCCGTCAAGATCATGAAGGGCCTGTTTGGCGAGGAGTCATTCAGCTTTAGCGGTGACCATTACACCGTCACGAACGCGAACGGCCTGCCGAAGCCTGTGCAAAAGCCGCACCCGCCGATCATGATCGGCGGCGGCGGCAAACGCGTGCTGCGCTTCGCCGCGCGCGAGGCCGACATCATCAGCGTCAACTTCAACCTGCAAGAGGGCGCTGTCGGCGCTGCGACGATGGCCACGGGCACGGCAGAGGCGACCAGGGAGAAGATCGGTTGGATCCGCGACGCCGCCGGATCCCGCTTTAAGGACATAGAACTCAACGTGACGATCTTCGCGACGATCGTGACCGACGATGCATCGAAGATCGCCGAGCGCGTCGCGACCGGCTTCGGCACGACCGCCGAAGAACTGCCGCGCGCCCCGCACGCGCTCATCGGCAGCGTCGACGAGATCGTCGATGAATTGCAGCGCCGCCGCGACGAATACGGATTCTCATACGTCGCCTTCTCGGGTGACGTCTTTGAACAGACCGCGCCGATCGTCGCGAAGCTCGCGGGCAAATGA